From a region of the Streptomyces sp. B21-083 genome:
- a CDS encoding HAMP domain-containing sensor histidine kinase, giving the protein MNLGRPAARRSPGEPWGGVRPFSIKTKLGALVVVSVLITTGLSMIAVHTKTELRFITVFSMIATLLITQFVAHSLTAPLDDMNAVARSISQGDYTRRVRENRWDELGDLAQTINVMADELEAQDRQRKELVANVSHELRTPIAGLRAVLENVVDGVSAADPETMRTALKQTERLGRLVETLLDLSRLDNGVVPLRTRRFEVWPYLSGVLKEANMLASTRAGIASGSGGHTRNDVHLHLDVNPPELVAHADPERLHQVVANLIDNAVKHSPPHGRVTVKARRGTPAESLELEILDEGPGIPRSEWHRVFERFNRGGVSSPHGPGSDGGTGLGLAIARWAVDLHGGRIGVAESERGCRILVTLPGESSVPS; this is encoded by the coding sequence GTACGCCCGTTCTCGATCAAGACCAAGCTGGGCGCACTGGTCGTCGTCTCGGTGCTGATCACCACAGGTCTGTCGATGATCGCGGTGCACACCAAGACGGAGCTCCGCTTCATCACGGTCTTCTCGATGATCGCCACACTGTTGATAACGCAGTTCGTGGCCCATTCGCTCACCGCGCCGCTCGACGACATGAACGCGGTGGCCCGCTCCATCTCGCAGGGCGACTACACACGCCGGGTGCGCGAGAACCGCTGGGACGAACTGGGTGACCTGGCCCAGACGATCAACGTCATGGCGGACGAGCTGGAGGCCCAGGACCGGCAGCGCAAGGAGCTGGTGGCGAACGTCTCGCACGAGCTGCGCACCCCCATCGCGGGTCTGCGCGCGGTGCTGGAGAACGTCGTGGACGGGGTCTCGGCCGCCGATCCGGAGACCATGCGTACGGCGCTCAAGCAGACCGAGCGCCTCGGCCGGCTGGTGGAGACCCTGCTGGACCTCTCCCGGCTCGACAACGGGGTCGTACCGCTGCGCACGCGCCGGTTCGAGGTCTGGCCGTATCTCTCCGGCGTGCTCAAGGAGGCCAACATGCTGGCCTCCACGCGCGCGGGCATCGCGTCCGGCTCCGGCGGTCACACCCGTAACGACGTCCATCTGCACCTCGACGTCAACCCGCCCGAGCTGGTCGCGCACGCGGACCCGGAGCGTCTGCACCAGGTCGTCGCCAACCTGATCGACAACGCGGTCAAGCACAGCCCCCCGCACGGCCGGGTCACGGTGAAGGCGCGGCGCGGGACGCCGGCCGAGTCGCTGGAGCTGGAGATCCTGGACGAGGGTCCGGGCATTCCGCGCTCGGAGTGGCACCGGGTCTTCGAGCGGTTCAACCGCGGCGGCGTCAGCTCACCGCACGGGCCGGGCAGCGACGGCGGTACGGGACTCGGGCTGGCGATCGCCCGCTGGGCGGTCGATCTGCACGGCGGCCGGATCGGTGTGGCCGAATCCGAGCGGGGTTGCCGGATTTTGGTCACCCTTCCGGGAGAGTCATCCGTCCCAAGTTGA